The genomic region TCCACCGCCGCCAGCTTCGCCGCCTCAATCGACGCCACCGGAAACGCGCAATACCCCGCCGCCGCCGCCGCACTCGGCCGATGATTCCCACTCCGGCCCACACCCCCAAAAGGCAGCTTGCCCGAAGCCCCCACCGTCGGCCCATTGAGATTGATCACACCCGCCCGAACCGAATGCACAAACCGCTCAAAGTCACCCACCTCATCCGTCAGAAGCGACGCCGCCAACCCATACCGCGTCCGATTCGCCAGTTCGATCGCACACTCCAGATCATCCGCCGTCATCACCCGCAGCAACGGCCCAAAATGCTCCTCATCCGGCAACCGATCCACCATCGAATCCACATCCAAAACCCCAGGCCGCAACACCCCATCGTGCGCCCCACACACCGCCACCGGCTCCAACACCCGCGCCCCAAGCTCAACCAGCCCCTCCTGCGCCGCCAACATCGCACGACCCGCCTCCGGACTGATCACCGGACCACAAAACGACGCCGGCTCCGCATCCTGCGCCCCCACCCGGATCGACCGAGTAATCCGTAGCAGCCGATCAACAAACGCATCACGATCCACCGCCCGAGTCAGAATCACCCGCCGCGCACAGTTGCACCGCTGACCCGCTGTCGAAAACGCCGACACCGCCACCGTATAAGCCGCCGCCTCCACATCACCCACTCGATCCACCACGATCGGATTATTCCCGCCCAGCTCCAGCGCCACAATCTTTCCCGGTTCATCCAGCAGCCGCTGTGCAATCGCCCGACCCGCACCATAACTACCCGTAAACAACACCCCATCCACCTGCTCATGCGCCACCAGCGCCTCACCCGTCGCCCGACCACCCACCACCGCCGACACCACACCCGCAGGCGCCTCCGCCTCCTGCCACAACGCCGCCATCAGCATCCCCGCCGTAGGCGTCTTCTCACTCGGCTTGAACACCACCGTGTTCCCCGCCAGCAACGCGGGCGTAATGTGCCCGTTCGGCAAATGAACCGGAAAGTTAAACGGCCCCAGCACCGCCAACACCCCATGCGCCCGATACCGCGCCACCCCGCGACCATTGGGCAACTCAAACACCCGCTCACCTAGCTGCCGCTCATGCTCCGCGATCGACGTCTCGATCTTCGCACCAATCAGCCCCACCTCACCCCGCGCCTCCCACATCGGCTTGCCCGACTCCCGCGCCACCGCCTCCGCCAAATCCTCAGCACGCTCCGCCGCCAACGCCGCAAACCGCCGGACAACAACGACCCGAGCCTCAACCCCCATACCCGACCACTCAGCCAACGCCGCCCGCGCCGCCATTATCGCACGATCCACCTCCACCCCCGTCGCCTCCGCCCCCACCCACGTCGCCTCAAGCGACCACGGATCCTGAGCCCGAAGCTCCGCGCCACCACCCTCAACCCATCGCCCACCAATCAGATGCAGACCGTTTTCCATAACCCCAGCTTAACCTCTGACAGATGAATAAAGCCGAGCAGCCCGAACCGCCTCTCCAGAATCAACACCAAGACGCCCCATCACATCCGCCCCAACCACCAACCCCGCCTCACCAACCTCCGCCACCGCCAGCACCGCCCGAAAATTCTCTTCAGTCGCCGCGATCATCCACCGCTCACCCCCCGCATCAACCTCTCCCGAAAGCACCTCAAAACGCTCACTAGCCCGCACCGTCGCAATCTCCGCCGTCGCACACCGCAGCACCGGACCCGCATCAAAAATATCCACCAGGTCCGTCACCTCAAAACCCTGCTGCTCCAGCAACCGCAACGCCGGCAGCGTGTCCTCATGCACCTGACCCACCACATCCCGAGCCGACTCAGGCAGCAGATTCAGATACACCGGGTGCCTGGGCATCAACTCCGCAATGAACTGCTTGTCATAAGCCGACCGAAAATCCGCCGTCGTGTAGTCCACCGCAAAAAAATGCCGGCCCACCGCATCCCAAAACAAACTCCGCCCCACCGAATCGACCACGCCCCGCAACTCCGCAATCACACCCGTCTGGTACCGCTCTGGCCGCTCCGCCATCTCCAGAAACCGCGCCAACGACAAAAAACGCCCCACCCCGGACCGCCGCGCATTCGGACTCAAAAACAGCGTCCCAATCTCACTCGGACCATGCCGCTCCACATACCGATGCAGCACATCCACCTCCTGCCGGATCCCCAGACCCTCCGACTCATGTGTTAGCTGCTCCCGCCGAAACGCATACCACGGCTCCCCCACACCAACCTGCCGGACAATCCCTGATGTCCCCAGCAGCCGCCCGCTCCGCACATCCTCCAGCACAAACAACCGCGTCTCCCACGCTAGCGACCGCTCAATCCGCTCCCGCAACAAACCCTCCTCCGCAGGCAACGTCGTCAAACCATGCCCCGTCTGCATGGCCAACTCATGCAGACCATCAAGATCACCCCCCCGCACCAACCGCATCAGCAAATGATCACTCAACGGCTCTCCTTCTCCAGCATCTGATGCCGAACCACACGCAACTTCTCCTTGATCCGATCCAACTCTCCCTCCAACGCCACCAACTCCTCCGCCGCACCCGTCGATGCCTTCCTCGCCTCAGCCTCCGCCTGAGCCTCATGCATCGAGTTGATGATCACACCAATAAACAGATTCAGCATGATCATCGTCCCCACCAGCACAAAACTCACGAAATACAACGCACCCACCATCGGCTGCGCATGCGAACGCTCCGGCAGCACCGCCGGATTATCAATCGCATACACATGCGACCCGAACATCTGGATGTACATCACATCCGTCCAGTCCTCCAGCGTCACAATCCGAAACAACGACAACAACGCCAACTGCAAATTCCCAAAGTGAATTGGATCATTCTCCCGAAACAAAAACACACCCAATACCGCATAAATATAAAACAGGATGATGAGCAGCATCCCCACATAACCCATCGAAGGGATACTCTTAAGAAGCGCCTCCACCAACAACTGAAGCCTAGGCAGAGCCGACACAAGACGAAGCGCACGAAGCACCCGCGCCAACCGCAAAACCGCCGCCGCATGACCCTCCATAGGCAACAAACACACCGCGATGATCACAAAATCAAACACATTCCACGGATCATGAAAATACCGATACCAGTGACGCCCATGCTGCGCCATCTTCAGCACAGCCTCCAGCACAAACAACCACAGAATCGCCCAATCCACCGTGTAGATGATCGCCCCATACCGCTCCATCACACCCGGATACGTCTCAAGACCCACCACCACCGCAGCCAACAAAATCAGCCCCAGCACCCCGTACTGGAAAAACGACGACTCAACCAGTAACCGGATCTTCTGGCTCAGCATGGCCGGAAGCATACCCGCTTCACCATCACCCGACACCAACCCCCATCAACTCAGTCCTCACAGCCGCAACGCTCATCACCCTCCGCTGGCTGACGCGGATCACCAGCAGGATCCCACCAGCACCAATGCCCACCATCAAGCACCAACTCCTCGTCCAGCATCCTCGACGCATGACCGTCAGCAAACACCATCGGCGAACCCGAATCCTGATGCCGATACCCACGCTCAGGAATATGCCCCGTAATCCCCGCCCACCGCGTAAAACCCGGAATCACATACCAACCGTCAGACGTCACCTGACGCTCAAACGGCTCCACCGCCTGATCACCCAACAAAATAATCTCCGACGGAGCCGGGATCACGTCATACCCAAAGCCCCACCGATCAAAATACATCGCCCCATTGATCCCATAAGACGAATACTGCTCACCCGGATAAGGCAAAATACCCCGCGATGCTAGCCGATCCAGATCATCCTGAAGCACCGAAGGGCAATGCAGCACCGAACCCGCCCCCGTCATCGCATCCCGCGCGCTCACATCAAGCCCTAGGTAACCCTCCAACGGCGAGATCATCCGCACATGCTCCGCCTCCCCATCACTCACAGACCCCGCCCACAACCTCGAAAACACACCATAATCCAGCTGATACGCATACTGCGCCACCGCCAGTTGACGAAGCTGACTCATACACTCAGCCTCTCGAGCAACCGGACGAACCTGCGCCAACGCTGGCAGCAACAAGCCGATCAGCAGCGCCAGAATCGACACCACCACCAGCAACTCGATCAGCGTAAACCCCGGTTGCCTCCGGACCGTAAAGATTCCCATACCCAAGAATACACCTCTCTCACGCGCCAAGCAGATCAAAAAGCCCCAACATTGAATAAAGATAGTTTGGTCATTTATATCACATTCTTGTAAAGTGATAACGACTTAATAGAAGGGAACCCGCTGATGGCATTTCTCGTCAAACTCATCGTCTTCGGATTCATCGCACTCGTCGCCTCCTACTACGGGATCTACTTCCTCGTCGCAGGCGGGATGAGCCCCGAAGAGCAGGCCCAGCAACTCCGCGACCAGGTTCAACCCGGCATGAGCTGGGTCGATGTCGTCGACATCCGCGAACCCAAACGCGTCCTGCGCACCTCCTTCAGCAACATGGGCATGCCCCGACAGATCGAATCCGACTACGACAAAGACAACGTCCGAACCATGGTCAGCTCAGGCAAAGCCGCCGACGGCTTCGCCTTCCCCTTCGTGTTCTCCAGCAACACCGCCTTCAGCATCAACTTCGACGCCTCCGGAGCCGTCACCTCCGTTACCGATGACGCCACCGCCAACGATCTCTTCAACGGAAAACTCTTCTCACCCTGAGCCAAGCCAACCCCGCGCACCACACACCCCTAGCCCCCTGCAACCCAACACCTACAGCCCGAACAGCGACGCCTCATCACCCCCCTCAACCCAGGCCGGAACCGCCCCGATCATCTGCCGCGTCCCCTGAGACGCAGGCACGACCGACAGCATCAGCCACTGATCAGAACGCTGCCCCAGCCCATCTGTCACCCGAATCAGCAACTCAACATCCCGAGCCTCAGACACCGAACCCCGCAACGCACCCGCCTCCGTCAGAATCAGACCCGCTGGCAGCACCCCTTCAACCAGCGACCACCGCTTTACGCCCCAGCCCCCCGGCACAAACAAAGCGTGATCGATCGACTTACCCTCCTCAAACTCCAGCTCAACGCTCGACACGCCGCCAGGCACCGCAGGCGGAAAGACCCGCGCATCCGTCAACGGAACATGGACACCATCAGGACCACTGATCGTCACATCCAGAAACTCCCCGCCCGTCTGCTCAAAGTACAGAATCTCCACATCATGATGACCAGCCTCGAGATACACCCCGCCGCTTCGAGATATCACCCCCTGAACACTATCGTTGTCGATCACCACATGACCATCAATCCGCAGAACACTCCCGTTGTCCGACTCCGTTGCAAACCCGACATAACCCGATGAATCCAACAGAAGATGCCCGTAAAACCGGATCGCATAGTTGTCCGACACACCCTCAGGCTTCAAACCCGCATGGATACGGTCAGTGATTCCCGTCTCAATCAGGACCCCATCCCCAAACGCCTGCTCCACACTCAGCGCCCCGTTGTGGCGATAAACCTCATACCTCAAGCCACTCCCACCCAGCACCGGGTGATCCAGCACCACAAGCTCAATCTGATCTGTCGCCAATCCACCGTCCTCATCCATCACCGTGACCTCAACCCCGTAAACACCCGGCGTCGCCGTCGTCGTCCCGGTAATCACGCCATCAACACCCAGCACCAGCCCTTCAGGAAGTGACGACGGATCCGCCGACCACGCCAACACACCGTTTCCACCCTGCACCTGAATCAAATGCTCATAAGCCAAACCCCGCGCCACCGCAGGCAGAATCTCGCTCGTGATCCTTGGCGTACTCTCCACCACCACCGCATCGCGAAGACGAACATCATCCACCCACACAACATCACCACCCGGAACATTCACATCGGCGGCCACAAACGCAACCACAATGAACTCATAGCCCGACCCGAAATCCACCTCAAGCGAATACGACCCATCACCACCCGCTTCGCCAATCAGATCACCACTGCTCAGCAGCGCATCCACCGCCCCGCCCAGACCGTACAACAGCGCCGGCGACTCAGTACTCCCACGATCAAAATGAAACTCATCACCATTCACACCAAACACCACGACACGAAGATCATTGTCAGGCCCGACAGCCTCCACCGAGCCAGCCTCGAAAACCAGCTGATGCGCCCCGACGGTGACACCCTCGTCCCGCACCACCAAACTCATACTCCTCGCATGATCTGGAAATGCCACATCCCCGACACCCTTCACAGCACGCCCACCCTCCGACCGCCAGCCATAGCCCACCCAGCCTAGACCCTCATCCCCGTTCGAGGGCTCACGCCAACCCGGGAACACCAACACACCACCCGCACCCTCAAACCCAGCCGAACCCAACGGGTCATACGACGACGCATCATCCGCATACACCACCTCACTCAACGCCGCCCGACGCCCAGACAAGTCCGTCACCGTCAGCGTAACCGTCTGCACGCCACCCCCCTCAAACACGTGCCGAACCCGAGAACCATAAGCGTCCGCCTCACCATCACCATCAAAATCCCACGCGTAACTCACGATCCCGTTCGTCTTATCCCCCAGCGGATCAAGACTCAACGACCCTCGCGCATCAAACCCGAACGAACGACTCGCCAGCAACTCATAAGTGAACGAAGCAAGGACAACCACATCACTCACAGGCTCGATCGTCTCGAACGTCACCCCATCCAGCACCAGATACTCGGGTACCAGACCGTCATTAATCGTCCCCCCACGATCCCGCAACATCGCCCGCTCCACACCAGTGAAGGTGCTGTTGACGACCCGCATCGCCGATGAACGCGCCGGAGTCTCATCCGCCAGATTCCAGATCCCCTCGGACAAGACCCACATCCCGATCTCAAACCCACCCACCGTTAAACCCTCGTACAACAGACTCTTC from Phycisphaeraceae bacterium harbors:
- a CDS encoding succinylglutamate-semialdehyde dehydrogenase, which produces MENGLHLIGGRWVEGGGAELRAQDPWSLEATWVGAEATGVEVDRAIMAARAALAEWSGMGVEARVVVVRRFAALAAERAEDLAEAVARESGKPMWEARGEVGLIGAKIETSIAEHERQLGERVFELPNGRGVARYRAHGVLAVLGPFNFPVHLPNGHITPALLAGNTVVFKPSEKTPTAGMLMAALWQEAEAPAGVVSAVVGGRATGEALVAHEQVDGVLFTGSYGAGRAIAQRLLDEPGKIVALELGGNNPIVVDRVGDVEAAAYTVAVSAFSTAGQRCNCARRVILTRAVDRDAFVDRLLRITRSIRVGAQDAEPASFCGPVISPEAGRAMLAAQEGLVELGARVLEPVAVCGAHDGVLRPGVLDVDSMVDRLPDEEHFGPLLRVMTADDLECAIELANRTRYGLAASLLTDEVGDFERFVHSVRAGVINLNGPTVGASGKLPFGGVGRSGNHRPSAAAAAGYCAFPVASIEAAKLAAVEKPLPGIEVNG
- a CDS encoding arginine N-succinyltransferase, giving the protein MSDHLLMRLVRGGDLDGLHELAMQTGHGLTTLPAEEGLLRERIERSLAWETRLFVLEDVRSGRLLGTSGIVRQVGVGEPWYAFRREQLTHESEGLGIRQEVDVLHRYVERHGPSEIGTLFLSPNARRSGVGRFLSLARFLEMAERPERYQTGVIAELRGVVDSVGRSLFWDAVGRHFFAVDYTTADFRSAYDKQFIAELMPRHPVYLNLLPESARDVVGQVHEDTLPALRLLEQQGFEVTDLVDIFDAGPVLRCATAEIATVRASERFEVLSGEVDAGGERWMIAATEENFRAVLAVAEVGEAGLVVGADVMGRLGVDSGEAVRAARLYSSVRG
- a CDS encoding ion transporter gives rise to the protein MLSQKIRLLVESSFFQYGVLGLILLAAVVVGLETYPGVMERYGAIIYTVDWAILWLFVLEAVLKMAQHGRHWYRYFHDPWNVFDFVIIAVCLLPMEGHAAAVLRLARVLRALRLVSALPRLQLLVEALLKSIPSMGYVGMLLIILFYIYAVLGVFLFRENDPIHFGNLQLALLSLFRIVTLEDWTDVMYIQMFGSHVYAIDNPAVLPERSHAQPMVGALYFVSFVLVGTMIMLNLFIGVIINSMHEAQAEAEARKASTGAAEELVALEGELDRIKEKLRVVRHQMLEKESR
- a CDS encoding prepilin-type N-terminal cleavage/methylation domain-containing protein — translated: MGIFTVRRQPGFTLIELLVVVSILALLIGLLLPALAQVRPVAREAECMSQLRQLAVAQYAYQLDYGVFSRLWAGSVSDGEAEHVRMISPLEGYLGLDVSARDAMTGAGSVLHCPSVLQDDLDRLASRGILPYPGEQYSSYGINGAMYFDRWGFGYDVIPAPSEIILLGDQAVEPFERQVTSDGWYVIPGFTRWAGITGHIPERGYRHQDSGSPMVFADGHASRMLDEELVLDGGHWCWWDPAGDPRQPAEGDERCGCED
- a CDS encoding PKD domain-containing protein, which encodes MLFSASVLDGAELVPVYEIAGVSVLEEPGAASASASMSMGGGMHGELGALLPAEEADAVAVRSGLWSDASTWGGVVPGEGMSVLVPSGVYVIYDVASDVSYRGVRVDGGGTFAFRSDVDTRLVVDTFVAMPGSVFSMGNDSGPIAEGVRAELLIDASAGPITDPTKLGRGLLTHGETWIVGADKTAYLPLAVAPRSGDERLVFLGGAQGWLPGDILVLTGTSYDANGSDEANTRFHDEVLEIVSVELVGQRQTVVTFINRTNDAADGLTSLLWDHAPPEGYGDWQLHVYGANMTRNVEIRTLEAESVPTQERGHVMLMHSAEVVVRHASFTDLGRTDKNRLIDDPVVNVDGTVGVGSNPRGRYALHLHRLGAGDLSSTPALVTGNVVWGSPGWGVVHHDSHAVLEENVVFDVVGTAIASEDGNEIGRWSRNLTIKTTGDDRWQQDFDLSPRVPLFDFGFNGEGYWVQGAGQVLLEDNIAASAAGAGFMLFSNVDGMRSVKIPSAVLDDPAITQGLEEVDAFNVPARGIVGSTTINSLFGLVTWGHMRNQDGEGVFTFGQGTPAHRLRTTIEGFRFWAIHGEGIFSQYTSQVDFVDGLILGDLEDPVAYSPNGNGDARGRGFAANAASKSLLYEGLTVGGFEIGMWVLSEGIWNLADETPARSSAMRVVNSTFTGVERAMLRDRGGTINDGLVPEYLVLDGVTFETIEPVSDVVVLASFTYELLASRSFGFDARGSLSLDPLGDKTNGIVSYAWDFDGDGEADAYGSRVRHVFEGGGVQTVTLTVTDLSGRRAALSEVVYADDASSYDPLGSAGFEGAGGVLVFPGWREPSNGDEGLGWVGYGWRSEGGRAVKGVGDVAFPDHARSMSLVVRDEGVTVGAHQLVFEAGSVEAVGPDNDLRVVVFGVNGDEFHFDRGSTESPALLYGLGGAVDALLSSGDLIGEAGGDGSYSLEVDFGSGYEFIVVAFVAADVNVPGGDVVWVDDVRLRDAVVVESTPRITSEILPAVARGLAYEHLIQVQGGNGVLAWSADPSSLPEGLVLGVDGVITGTTTATPGVYGVEVTVMDEDGGLATDQIELVVLDHPVLGGSGLRYEVYRHNGALSVEQAFGDGVLIETGITDRIHAGLKPEGVSDNYAIRFYGHLLLDSSGYVGFATESDNGSVLRIDGHVVIDNDSVQGVISRSGGVYLEAGHHDVEILYFEQTGGEFLDVTISGPDGVHVPLTDARVFPPAVPGGVSSVELEFEEGKSIDHALFVPGGWGVKRWSLVEGVLPAGLILTEAGALRGSVSEARDVELLIRVTDGLGQRSDQWLMLSVVPASQGTRQMIGAVPAWVEGGDEASLFGL